The following is a genomic window from Aythya fuligula isolate bAytFul2 chromosome 7, bAytFul2.pri, whole genome shotgun sequence.
CTTGCTTTAGTATACTACAAGAAGCCTGCAATTATATTCACAAGAAGCAGTCTAAGATGTGACAGTTCTTAATTTTGAGTACTTTATGCTATGTATGCATTGTATCTATTGGTATAAGCACTAGCTTATAGCCTCTAACTGTATTATTCTAATTCTCACTTATTCAGCAACCAAAGTGCCCTTCCATTTTCCTCATAACTCATCAAAAACTAGGTGGGTTCACTGCCAGTGCAGTTGAATCTTTTTCCTTACAAGAAAATTTAGAGCTCTGTTTCTTATAGGCTTAATCTGAGGGTAGAGAAAATAGGTATGCAAATTATTTTGACCTGATCACATAATGAATTATTAACTTAATAAActtataattaaattaataatcaaattataatgaatatttctgcaatttgaTATACAAAAGCTTGAGAGTTTTGCAGAATTTAGATAAGCCTCTGAAATCTCTTCTAGGTTAAAAAGACATGTGACAGACAGACTGGGACAAGACTGAATCTTACGCCTGTGGCAGGTCAGTATTCTGTCCTTGTAGAAGCTAGGATGTTGAAATGAAAGAACTGTTCCTAATTCTACAAAGCCCAGTTTGACATTATTTCACCGATCTTTTAAGTTCTTTAGGAATAGCATAGATCTCTGTCAGATTTTAAGCGCTTTTGTATTACACATGGAGAATAAAACTGTTTCCTATTTCATTTGAGCCTTTTATTCACTTGAGCCTCCTTATTAGTAGACATATTGTTCCATTGTAGGGTATCTAAGGTTATCCATATGTAACCAAGGCaactgaactaaaaaaaaaagctgctattAGACAATACATTTTGagatggaagaaataatttaatcttcTCAGTTGGGTTGCAGCTCTAAAGTTCACATTCAATAAGGATAAGAAATTCTGTTGTAGTGTATCTATCTGTTCCTGAAATTGTTTTAACTCATGTATTGGGGAGACTTTTGCCTCTTACCTACAAAAATTGTTAACATCACTTAACTTCTTCAATCTTACTGGATTCAGTCTTACTGTCGCTTTTTTCGTTCTTACCTGATACGTTATTGCGTTGAACAGttcattctgtcttttcttttgctgagtTGTGTATTATTATTCTATAATTATGTAATATAATGCTTTCAAAAGTATAATTGTcctttaaaaactgctttatgAGCATAAATTTAAATGTATAACTGGAGAAATTTGGATACTCTTCGCGAATTTAAGTGTTACTCATTTTGGAAAACTACAACACGAGTTCCTCTGTTTTGTAGCTTCTTTATATTATGTTGacatatttaatttcagcagTTGTACACTGTTTTTCTAGTTACATCTCTAATACACCTTAGTTTGGTGTTCCAGGATGTTTGCAGTTTTTCTGTTACTATGAGCTTTGTAAATGTGCAGATTTATTGACCCCTAGTGGATTGTGAACAAAAGCTCTCTTAATTTAATAAGTGttaaatgaaaactgcaaatatttttgatttgtttcatcttttaatgttctttcttctgcttgcaGATGGATTAGTTCCTGAATTTATCTGCTGGTGTTCTGTTTTCTACCTCGGCAGAATTCCTTACTGCAGTAACTTATTAACAACACTGCCAAAATTTACAAACACGTAGTTAGGTGTCTGCATTTTAATGCATAAAATGCTTGTAGCTGTAGCTGAGTACTTTAAAATGACAATATAGCaggtaactttaaaaaatctagGATTTCTCTTTTGTGGTGTGTAAGGTAGGTAACTTTTTAATAAGCTTAGAAGCTTTTGAACTTGAACAGTATGATAAATATGTGGATTAAAGCAACTTGTAAATTGTTTGCTCAAGCTTCACTGTGACCTCTTAATGcttattaaatacttttaaatttattgaTAATATCCTAGAatctgcctttaaaatattctcttaCTAAATACAGTATATTTATGCTAAAAGAGTGATGTTAAATTTATAGCTATGTAAATTATAAATTTCTActgattttttctgaaattttaagaGACTCTACTATATTTAATTTAGttaaaattgatattttttccaGGGGATGAAATTGTCCCAACTGTTGTAAAAGTTTAAGGCACTTATTTCACATCagttaaaatgtaaattcacATGTTTATTAGTGTAATAAGTGAACTTAAGTCTGCTCAGGTGATAGAAGACTAATAAAAGTTAAGTTCCTGGAAACTTTGTTAGGGTCTTCTCAGTACATACTGAACTTCACTACAGGTCTGCATCTGCTACATGTTTCCAAGTATCGGAATCATAAATTAAGCCCTACTGTAGATTATTTACTGGGTCAAGCTTATATAACATACTAAATTACTTCCTTTTCTAtcatgcatttaattttataagcATTAACTAGTATTTTTACTAGTAAAATTATAGAGTATTCCTTTGAAATTTAGGTAttttaaactaagaaaaatctgaaatcatttttgttGTGCTATTGTTTAGTGTTGTAGTTACTGCATAAACCATACTGTTCAAAGTCAAACTTACCCAACAatcaaaaatgtcaaaaagatctcaaattcatatttttgttgGAGCACCCACTATTCCAAGCCAAATGGACATGTCTGAAGAAAGTAGTTTGGCACCTGCTGTTGAAAAATGGAGAGAACTCCACTGTTCATTTGATATACACAGtcttttttctgaaaaaatcaaAGGGACAGACTGCTTAATGTTTAAGGCAGGAAGCTCCCCAGTCACAGCAGTTTCTGCAAATGATGACAGCTCTCAGCAGCCTGAACAGGGGCaattaacagcagcaaaagaatATTTGTCATCTTTTGTGCCTATGGTGGGAACGTGTGCCAGTACACCCCAAAAGACCCGAAGTTTAATTCATTCTGATTGTCAAATATCCAGAGATGGACAGGAACCTGCAAACATAAATCCGGCTGCAGATCAACACCTTCCTCAAAAACTTGTGAAATCCAGTAGACAATGTAAGCAATCACAAGACTGTTCAAACATCACTGAAGTAAAAGGCAGTCATTTAGAAGATAAGGGTTCTGACATTTCTAATTTGGTGGCCAGTACAAAGGAGATTAGCATACACCTAAGGTCTGTGGAACAAGGTGTTCAATCAGATGATAGAAATGATCACCATGAACATCTAAGTCAATATCTGGAtatgtttttcccccaaaatcaAGAGTCAAAACCAAGAGGAAAACCAAGTGCTTGTGTAGACCTTGCAGTGTCAACTGATACTGAATTTCGTAGTATAATGACTTCAAGTCAAGTGGCTGTTTTTGCACAGAATCACTTTAAGAACCAGAATGAGATGCAGAGAACTGTACAGCTGTTAGAAACAGAAACGggaaataaatgtgaaagaCCATGTGATCACTTTAAATTTGAATCTGATGCTGGAACATGTCTTAGTGTGGTTGAAAATGGCTGTGGGCAGGAGTATGCAAGTTCTCTTGAACTTTTCACTTCGCAGTGtgatgagaaaaacatttgctttgaagCTACAAGAGAAGTGAGTGCTCATGAAAATTCAGTGAAGTCTCATGAATCTCGTGTTCCTGCTGtgcaatttgaaaatgaaatccaTATTGAACAATTGAGCTCAGGAATACTGTGCTCTCAGGTAGAAAGTTCTCATAAGAGCTCTTCTAAAAGAGCCCACAAGTCTGaaaatttttttcatattttcccatCAACATTTAAAAGGCAGCTGAAATCCAAGAGACCAAAATTGAATTCTCCTCCGGTTGGTCCTGGAATGAGAGTAGATCAAGAAGGGACAGATTTCAAGCAGTCTCAAAGGAAACTACTGTCACCACttcagaactgctgctgcaagaATCTAAAGTACAATGTGTTGGTTACAATAGTACATCCATGTCTTatcaaagaaatacagattaaGGCTAGACCAAAATCTTCATGTAAAGTGCCGGTAGCAACAATTGTAGTTACTGACCAGTCAGAGATTGAGAGGAAGGTGGTGCTATGGCGTGGTGCTGCGTTTTGGTCACTCACTGTGTTTCCTGGGGATATTGTATTACTTTCAGGTgagaattctctttttttttaaatgtggatCTTTAATAATGTGGATCATTAAAATGCCTGTTACAGCTAGACCAATGTGTAATTAGTAATTTGGAATTGCCTAAGCATCTGTTGGTATctttattacattatttatattGCTCATATCGCTTAGTATTGGTTTGAATTCCTGTAGTCATACTGCTATTGGAACATTGAATATCCCATAGAAGATGTCAATCTTTCATGTAGTCTCTGATCAGAGGTACAGCAGTGCATAGAcactggagctgtgctgtgggtaGTAAGGTATGTCCTGAAACCTAccagtgttttaaaacagctgtttctgaaaatgtataTGTGCTGCTACAAACCAGATGTGCTAGTATGCATTGACTTCTGTAATTCTCTGTTGGACCAGCATACAGACCGGAAAATTGTGATGTTTGTATGGTCTCAGGATGTGAAATACACTTTTGCTCATGTGAAAGATTTGTACCTTAGCGTTAGCATCTTAATCTGGATTATGTTGTGAATTACTGATATAGACTGCATAAACTTActgtcttcagtttctttttcttatcaAGTCAGCTGGTAATAAAGATTCCTCCCAATGAATCCTTTGTATTTGTTAATAcgtaacaggagaaaaaaaatccaggattAATAGGATACATGTCATGTAAGAGAATGCAATACTATCAAGGACTTCATTATACTAGAGCTGGAGTTGACTAGAACTTGATAGTCATCTGGCCATTTAGTTATTgcaattttgaaacaaaaaccaaataaaaaaaaaaacttgtttgaaTACTTCTGTGGTTTAAGATGCACATGTCTCTTTGTTAAGAGTTCTTAAAGGGCTTACTTTGCAGTggtagttattttaaaatgatttaagatAAGCTgggctttctttgctgtttaGACTTTCTTATCCTAAAAGACATCAAGTGTTTCTACGTAAGCCTAGTACTTTACTTACCTGAAATGTGGCATAATAAATTATCCCGTACTGTTAGCAATTTTGTTTATACGCTGCTTCATATTGggttattaaatattttataagaatAATTAAACTACTGAGCAAATGTGATTAAGTCTTTGTAAGTGGTTTTGGTAGGTCctaaaaatcagtttgttttcAAGTGGTCTCTTTCAAACTCAAATCTGTTTATATAACTCCAGAAAATGTGTGGGAGTTACTGTAGTTCTGACACCTTCTGGCATCCTGCCATTTATTAAATTTAGCAGCTTGCTCTATTGTTGGCTGTGTGTATCTGCTCCCGTATTGCTCCCCTTTGGTGGCTTCTTGTCAGTCTCCTGCTTGCACTGGGTAGCAGCATTCAGCACGAGCAGACATAACGCTTAGATAGATGTGATGACAGTGGGTCGGCTGGGAAAGTAGTTGGTACAGACAGTTTTGTCTGTTTAGGTTGGCACATAGACTGTTCTGCACCCAGAATGTAACAAGTTTTTCCTGCGGAGCCACTAATAGCATACACAGCCATGGTTTTTGGGTTCTGtaacttttttctcttaagtGGCTTAACTAGTATTTGCCACTTTTGAAGGAAGTCCTTTAGTATTCCTTTTtactctgaaacattttaagattttttctcatttttttctcttaccaTGCAAATTGTTCATTAGTAGCAGTTCAAGAAATTAAAGCAGATGTACAGCTCCCAGTGATCTTATGCAGAGCACTGTATTGTTATGCTAGTTTCAATGTGCCTTTCATACAGCTTTTCTGTCAATTGTCCATTGGAAATGGTAGTAGATGTTGATGTGCACGCTACATGTGTCTGAATTGTGGAAGTTCCTTCAGTTTACTGTCTATGTCAAAGAACATATCATAACCGTTGGAATGACTTGATTATGTGCATTGTCTGCAAGACCCTTGTAATTATAAATGTCGGCCATAGTTGGCATACCATGAGATGCAACAAGTCCTCAGTAATGAAGGGAACCCCTTGGGGGGGGAGGTAGCCATTTTAGAATGAAGTATACAGTAGATAATGAGGTTCTGAAAGAATAGCAAGGTGAATGGAGAGGATTCAAAATTGAAGTTCTGATCTAAAGCCAACTTCAAGATTTTTGATTCTATAGCCAATAATATGATACACTTCAATATTTTGGATGCATGaattgataattttttttttcctccagatatCATGATGTATGAGAATCTTTGGTATGGAGAAATCATGCTGCAATCTACATTTACTAGTCAGTTACTGAATCTGGGGAACTGCTCAGCTCTCAATCCAGAAGAATGTAAGATTGTGCATAAGTTTTCCCCCAAAATCACAGTAAAATACCTATTCAAAGTAGTCCATTTTATTTGGAATGCCTCAAAATACACAGGGTGAAATAGAAATGTGAATGACTGAGAGTTACAAAACACTGCGGTAACGTTTTACAAAAACAGCTATTAGAAAATGTGGCCACAATGCCATCAGATAGGCATGTGGAGTTTATGGCGAAGTTGAGTGGTTAACATTCAAAACTCTGAATCTCTTGATCTTAGTTTAAGAAACAGTAGTTATCACAGGACTCAACTGCAAGAGGTTTGAGATTTCATGAGGATGAAATTGTTTGGAAAAATTTTAGAGACTTAATTGAATGGATAACATTcagggaaaataattaattgctgGTTATTTAAACATAAAGACTTCAAAGATACATGAGCTATGGAGCAACAGAGGCTAAGGGAAAATACAGTGGAAGTATCATTGAACTTGCATTGTTCTTAGTCTTCCTGATGGCTGTTGCTGTCAGCGATTTAAGAGAGGTTCAGGGGTAAATGATCAAAAGGCTGTCCTTACCAACTACAAAACCAGGTCTCTTTCCAGGTTTTGGTGTAACTTAAAATACCATAACTGCGCGTAATGTTGGAATGTTATCAAGAGGAGGCAGATAAAGTACAGTTTAATTTTCgatcaaatatttcaaatctcAATAATTTCTTGCCTTAGAATTTTGTAAGTTTTGGGTTTGCTGGTTTAAATATGTACCAATTTTATACTGctaagttgaaaaaaaaaaaaagtggtccaTCTAATTTTCGTTGTTTTTACACAAGTTTATCATATAGTGGATGGTGATGTTCTCCATGGCTTACTGGCATACGTAGCATCAGAATTTCCTCACTTTGGACACATTCCACGAAGGCAAGTTCAGAGACTGAATAGTGTTCAGTATGCTCAACTAGACCAGCTTCAGCCAAATACATTGGTTCACTTGATCTTAAAAATCGTCAGCATTGCCATATTAACAGGTAAGTTCATGCACTGGACTTCAACTTTCAGAACTTCAGAATGGCCTTGCAAAATGACTGTTTAAATTTTACCTATTGCTGGTTGTTTCTCATTCCATACTCCAGTCTTTGATAGGAGTCACAAATAAAACCTTTGTGAAGATCCACTTAGAGGTCATAGCAGGTGAAATGGAACTAATCAGGAAGGAAATAATGACTGAAGTCAGCTGCTGAGGGAAGTTACTGCACACTCTGATCAATAGCGTACACATCTGTTCAAAAAGCACGCAGTCAGAGCACTGATACTCAGTGTTCTTACTTGCTGAAGGATTGTTATTTTCACTAAGGAATGTATAGTAAGAGCCCTGAGAAGAGAGAGATACTGAATGTACAGCAAAGGAACAAACTTGTTTTTAATGGCTCTTGAAACTCACAGGTGTGTTGTTGTGATAGCCTGCTGCTTGGAAAAGGTGGCTGGTTTATAAAAATGTCACATGGGACAGTGAAGTTTCACTAATTCAAACCTTGCTTTCCAGATACCTTCCATGTAAGCCTCCTGTTATTAAAGGAATACTTGTGGTTAGACTCTAAATCATGtggttttcaaaatgaaatgaggaaattattattttaatgtactgTTCTAGGATTTGCTCTTTTCTTCGTAGTGGAACTGTTCTCTTTCCTGATGCTTTATTCAGAAcactttaattatttctttctgtttttttcctaggtaaaatagatttttaaagctAAGCATT
Proteins encoded in this region:
- the SHLD2 gene encoding shieldin complex subunit 2 isoform X1, with amino-acid sequence MSKRSQIHIFVGAPTIPSQMDMSEESSLAPAVEKWRELHCSFDIHSLFSEKIKGTDCLMFKAGSSPVTAVSANDDSSQQPEQGQLTAAKEYLSSFVPMVGTCASTPQKTRSLIHSDCQISRDGQEPANINPAADQHLPQKLVKSSRQCKQSQDCSNITEVKGSHLEDKGSDISNLVASTKEISIHLRSVEQGVQSDDRNDHHEHLSQYLDMFFPQNQESKPRGKPSACVDLAVSTDTEFRSIMTSSQVAVFAQNHFKNQNEMQRTVQLLETETGNKCERPCDHFKFESDAGTCLSVVENGCGQEYASSLELFTSQCDEKNICFEATREVSAHENSVKSHESRVPAVQFENEIHIEQLSSGILCSQVESSHKSSSKRAHKSENFFHIFPSTFKRQLKSKRPKLNSPPVGPGMRVDQEGTDFKQSQRKLLSPLQNCCCKNLKYNVLVTIVHPCLIKEIQIKARPKSSCKVPVATIVVTDQSEIERKVVLWRGAAFWSLTVFPGDIVLLSDIMMYENLWYGEIMLQSTFTSQLLNLGNCSALNPEEFYHIVDGDVLHGLLAYVASEFPHFGHIPRRQVQRLNSVQYAQLDQLQPNTLVHLILKIVSIAILTESVYSYRGGNQRKVILSVEQSRDQHYRMVLWGAGAAWCPQLQRRKGHLWDFKYLLVQCSSVSGDLELHTTPWSSCECLFDDDKRAIEFKEKFQKSKTTVMKMTNLSAHLDEKCSGVIQVKAHIIELKFTVLTGQYRQLIFHADTSLECVLASLPMITYSGCAKCGLELQADENMIYKQCFRCLPYNKVKTFYRPALMTVEDRGCEINIHVVSELMEKIFLNIPADWLDRSVVPSSDITYSTIVADLCHSLLADTEALYFLEIKSHFVLDENSYPLQKDFHLLNFHPDL
- the SHLD2 gene encoding shieldin complex subunit 2 isoform X2 — protein: MSKRSQIHIFVGAPTIPSQMDMSEESSLAPAVEKWRELHCSFDIHSLFSEKIKGTDCLMFKAGSSPVTAVSANDDSSQQPEQGQLTAAKEYLSSFVPMVGTCASTPQKTRSLIHSDCQISRDGQEPANINPAADQHLPQKLVKSSRQCKQSQDCSNITEVKGSHLEDKGSDISNLVASTKEISIHLRSVEQGVQSDDRNDHHEHLSQYLDMFFPQNQESKPRGKPSACVDLAVSTDTEFRSIMTSSQVAVFAQNHFKNQNEMQRTVQLLETETGNKCERPCDHFKFESDAGTCLSVVENGCGQEYASSLELFTSQCDEKNICFEATREVSAHENSVKSHESRVPAVQFENEIHIEQLSSGILCSQVESSHKSSSKRAHKSENFFHIFPSTFKRQLKSKRPKLNSPPVGPGMRVDQEGTDFKQSQRKLLSPLQNCCCKNLKYNVLVTIVHPCLIKEIQIKARPKSSCKVPVATIVVTDQSEIERKVVLWRGAAFWSLTVFPGDIVLLSDIMMYENLWYGEIMLQSTFTSQLLNLGNCSALNPEEFYHIVDGDVLHGLLAYVASEFPHFGHIPRRQVQRLNSVQYAQLDQLQPNTLVHLILKIVSIAILTESVYSYRGGNQRKVILSVEQSRDQHYRMVLWGAGAAWCPQLQRRKGHLWDFKYLLVQCSSVSGDLELHTTPWSSCECLFDDDKRAIEFKEKFQKSKTTVMKMTNLSAHLDEKCSGVIQVKAHIIELKFTVLTGQYRQLIFHADTSLECVLASLPMITYSGCAKCGLELQADENMIYKQCFRCLPYNKVKTFYRPALMTVEDRGCEINIHVVSELMEKIFLNIPADWLDRSFLPQI